Part of the Tenacibaculum sp. SZ-18 genome, CAAAATTGACCAGTTAAAAATGATTAAGTCAGGTACTTTAAAATTAAAGGTAAAAAACGTAAATAAAACAACTGCATGTATTAAAAGAGTTACTGAGAATTTCAATGCTTATATAGCTAATTTGAAATATGTAAATAATTCATATCAAAAAGAGAATAGATTTAAGATTAAAGTACCGAAGGAATATTTTGATGTGTTATTAGATAGTATAAGCAATTATGCTGAAGTTGTTGACCAAGAAACAATAAATACACAAGATGTTACAGAGCAATTTGTAGATGTGTCTTCAAGATTAGAGACAAAGTTACAGGTAAAGGAACGTTATGAAAGTGTACTTCGTAAAAAGGCAAAAACTGTCGAGGAGATTATTTATACAGAAGAAAAATTAGGAAGTATTCAAGAAGAAATTGAGGCAGCTCAAGGAAGATTGAAATATTTGTCGAATCGAGTAGCATTTAGTTCCATTGATATTATACTCTATGAGGAAATCCCATATAAAGAAATCAAGATAGAAGAAGTTGCTTTTTGGACAAAAACTAAAGAAGGCTTATTATTTGGTTGGACATTATTAGAAGATGTTCTTTTA contains:
- a CDS encoding DUF4349 domain-containing protein, yielding MKVYLKGIQFRTLIVVILFFGFVSCHQGAEYKENISVSEVNDIANNLPSKEIEVELKNVKIHPNNKIDQLKMIKSGTLKLKVKNVNKTTACIKRVTENFNAYIANLKYVNNSYQKENRFKIKVPKEYFDVLLDSISNYAEVVDQETINTQDVTEQFVDVSSRLETKLQVKERYESVLRKKAKTVEEIIYTEEKLGSIQEEIEAAQGRLKYLSNRVAFSSIDIILYEEIPYKEIKIEEVAFWTKTKEGLLFGWTLLEDVLLVLVNSWSILLLIAVGILFYRKRKRA